In Nicotiana tabacum cultivar K326 chromosome 2, ASM71507v2, whole genome shotgun sequence, the following proteins share a genomic window:
- the LOC107797892 gene encoding PRA1 family protein G2-like, whose translation MTSDQLLCIGQNTLVKLVTQFTNMPSATSTAATAMATATYTTIPISGGDVVNRSIHNLFTFLSRSRPWPEFLAGASAVDLPASFSDAAIRIRRNFKYFSVNYAIVISACSAASLIGSPFSLIFAGLVFAMWLILLFFREDPMVVLGHQISDLAVISGLVIVSAIAAWFTGILNTLLIGVAVGFLVTVIHGLLRNPEGLFVDEDDAVSTGLISNAERRT comes from the coding sequence ATGACTAGTGACCAATTATTGTGTATTGGTCAAAACACCCTGGTCAAACTGGTAACCCAATTcacaaatatgccatcagcaacaTCTACCGCCGCGACCGCCATGGCCACGGCAACCTACACCACCATCCCAATTTCCGGCGGTGACGTCGTTAACCGATCTATTCACAATCTCTTTACATTTCTTTCCCGTAGTCGACCGTGGCCTGAATTCCTCGCCGGAGCAAGCGCCGTCGATCTTCCGGCATCTTTCTCCGATGCTGCAATTCGCATTCGCCGGAATTTCAAGTACTTCTCCGTCAACTATGCCATTGTCATATCTGCTTGCTCAGCCGCTTCACTTATCGGCTCACCCTTTTCGTTGATTTTCGCCGGTTTGGTTTTTGCAATGTGGTTGATTCTTCTGTTCTTCCGGGAGGATCCTATGGTTGTTCTAGGGCACCAAATTAGCGATCTAGCTGTGATTTCGGGTCTCGTGATTGTTTCTGCAATTGCTGCTTGGTTCACAGGAATTTTAAATACTTTGCTCATTGGTGTAGCGGTAGGATTTTTGGTGACAGTGATTCATGGCTTATTGAGGAATCCAGAAGGGCTGTTTGTGGATGAGGACGACGCCGTTTCGACTGGCTTGATTTCAAATGCTGAAAGAAGAACTTGA